In a single window of the Williamwhitmania taraxaci genome:
- a CDS encoding helix-turn-helix domain-containing protein, which translates to MAHINQEQRYVITLMLQQGKLQKEIALFINRSPSVISREIRRNRDAKTGIYESNVAQR; encoded by the coding sequence ATGGCGCACATCAACCAAGAGCAAAGGTATGTAATTACCCTCATGCTACAGCAAGGCAAGCTACAAAAAGAAATAGCCCTGTTTATCAACCGAAGCCCTTCCGTGATATCCCGGGAGATTCGCAGGAACAGGGATGCCAAAACGGGCATTTACGAGAGCAACGTGGCGCAGCGT
- a CDS encoding DUF5686 family protein: MDSLARTADSTIWQQIRPVALTAEEIQGMALAPNPKLKSDSSKARVDSGGKISRIINGFVSGKVWRTKSERIEFSGILTPTEFRFNTVDGFVTGLYVAYRKTIAAGYFEFKPTVAYAFTRKTLMGTFETSLGYAPIRRGLLEVSVGRISTDFNRESGINVLGNSVASLFFRENYMKLYEHRFVEAKNRIDIANGLVFSMGSAYYDRRELRNNTDFAFIDNSKRSYTSNMPFSSIAPELLRDHKAAVVEFGLSYTPEYFYIKRNTRKIMVRSKYPTFWTKIKMAGPNDQEGFSQFVQLQGGISQTIKSVSGNEFAYSITYGDFLSKKNLFFADFKHFNTQEIPINVGVFSNSYQLLDYYSHSASSAWATGFIKYESSFLALKYLPLLSNRMWKEDLYASWLYTKGRAPYWEVGYGLTQIGLFGGVGVFAGFEGQKFTTIGLKACFTFRNEINL; this comes from the coding sequence ATTGATTCCTTGGCTCGAACTGCTGATAGTACCATTTGGCAGCAAATACGTCCTGTCGCTCTCACTGCCGAGGAGATACAGGGAATGGCTCTTGCACCCAACCCCAAATTAAAGTCGGATAGTTCCAAGGCAAGAGTGGATAGCGGTGGAAAGATTTCAAGGATAATTAATGGTTTCGTATCAGGAAAAGTATGGAGAACAAAAAGCGAACGAATAGAGTTCTCTGGGATTTTAACTCCAACTGAATTTAGGTTTAATACGGTGGATGGTTTTGTGACCGGCTTGTATGTGGCTTATCGAAAGACTATTGCTGCTGGTTACTTCGAATTTAAACCTACCGTTGCTTATGCATTTACGCGAAAAACCTTAATGGGGACTTTTGAAACATCGCTTGGGTATGCTCCAATTCGTAGGGGATTACTCGAAGTTTCAGTGGGCCGTATCTCTACCGACTTTAATCGAGAAAGTGGAATAAACGTTTTAGGCAATTCGGTAGCCTCTCTTTTTTTTAGGGAAAACTATATGAAGCTCTATGAGCATCGCTTTGTTGAAGCGAAAAACAGAATTGATATTGCCAATGGGTTGGTGTTTAGTATGGGTAGTGCCTATTACGATAGGCGCGAGTTGAGGAATAATACCGATTTTGCCTTTATCGACAATAGTAAGCGAAGCTATACTTCCAATATGCCATTTAGTAGCATTGCTCCAGAGTTATTGCGTGATCATAAGGCGGCGGTTGTGGAGTTTGGACTTAGCTATACCCCCGAGTATTTTTATATAAAGCGTAATACGCGTAAAATTATGGTGCGGTCGAAATACCCCACATTCTGGACAAAGATTAAAATGGCTGGGCCAAATGATCAGGAAGGTTTTTCTCAGTTTGTGCAACTGCAGGGTGGAATATCCCAGACCATCAAATCTGTATCTGGCAATGAGTTTGCCTATAGCATTACCTATGGTGATTTCCTAAGTAAAAAGAATTTATTCTTTGCTGATTTTAAGCATTTTAATACTCAGGAGATTCCCATTAATGTGGGTGTGTTTTCAAATAGTTACCAACTTCTCGATTACTACAGCCATAGTGCTAGCAGTGCGTGGGCAACTGGTTTCATAAAGTATGAGTCATCTTTCTTGGCCCTTAAGTATCTACCACTACTTAGCAACCGTATGTGGAAGGAAGATCTTTACGCATCGTGGCTCTATACAAAGGGACGTGCTCCATACTGGGAGGTGGGGTATGGGTTGACCCAAATTGGGCTATTTGGGGGCGTTGGAGTGTTTGCCGGATTCGAAGGGCAAAAATTCACAACTATTGGGTTGAAGGCTTGCTTCACATTTCGGAACGAGATTAATCTCTAG
- the nadB gene encoding L-aspartate oxidase: protein MNRKTDFLVVGSGIGGLSFALKVADHGKVILITKGALDNTNTAYAQGGIAAVTYAPDDAGKHIKDTLICGAGLCDEEVVRMVVEEAPSQIKELIRWGVKFDRRPDGQYDLAKEGGHSEHRILHHKDNTGAEIERALIKQVRAHKNIEILEYYFALELLTQHHIGKLVKKNDKNIECYGAYVLDLKTQKVFTFLSKVTILATGGTGNIYNTTTNPPVATGDGIAMVHRAKGIIENMEFIQFHPTSLYNPDERPSYLITEAMRGFGAILKTQDAKEFMDRYDKRGSLAPRDIVARAIDHELKIRGEDFVYLDCTHKDPEEIKSHFPNIYQKCLTLDIDITKDMIPVVPAAHYLCGGIKVDINGQTSIQRLYAIGETASTGLHGGNRLASNSLIEAIVYADRAARATVNEYSTLRLQESISDWDHEGTTHMEELVLITQNYREMQQIMSNYVGIVRSNLRLERAMNRLEIIYRETEDLYKKSILTKNLCELRNLIAVGYLIIRMAKNLRESRGLHYSLDYPAAKTGFEF, encoded by the coding sequence ATGAATCGGAAAACTGATTTTCTTGTGGTGGGTTCGGGAATAGGAGGGCTTAGTTTTGCCCTTAAGGTAGCCGACCACGGAAAGGTAATCCTAATAACTAAAGGTGCGCTTGACAATACCAACACCGCATACGCACAAGGTGGAATTGCTGCAGTAACCTACGCTCCCGACGACGCGGGGAAGCATATTAAAGACACTCTGATTTGCGGAGCTGGCCTCTGCGACGAAGAGGTGGTGCGCATGGTAGTAGAGGAAGCACCTAGCCAAATAAAAGAACTTATCCGTTGGGGAGTAAAGTTCGATAGAAGGCCTGATGGACAATACGATTTAGCAAAAGAGGGAGGACACTCAGAGCACCGCATACTCCATCACAAGGACAATACCGGTGCTGAAATCGAGCGAGCCTTAATTAAGCAGGTAAGAGCACACAAAAACATTGAGATTTTAGAATACTACTTCGCCCTTGAGTTGCTCACGCAGCATCACATTGGCAAATTGGTAAAGAAGAATGATAAAAACATTGAGTGCTACGGGGCATACGTGCTTGACCTCAAAACTCAGAAAGTGTTCACGTTCCTTTCTAAGGTTACCATTCTTGCCACAGGGGGTACAGGAAACATATACAACACTACCACAAACCCACCCGTGGCCACAGGCGATGGTATTGCCATGGTGCATCGAGCAAAGGGTATAATCGAAAACATGGAATTTATTCAGTTCCACCCTACCTCGCTCTACAATCCCGATGAACGGCCATCGTATCTCATCACCGAGGCAATGCGTGGCTTTGGTGCCATCCTGAAAACTCAAGACGCTAAAGAGTTTATGGATCGCTACGACAAGCGTGGCTCACTGGCCCCGCGCGATATTGTAGCCCGCGCAATTGATCACGAATTAAAAATCCGTGGAGAAGATTTTGTCTACCTCGACTGTACCCACAAGGATCCAGAAGAGATAAAATCGCACTTTCCTAACATTTACCAGAAGTGCCTCACCCTTGATATCGACATCACAAAGGACATGATTCCTGTAGTTCCGGCAGCACACTACCTATGTGGAGGAATTAAGGTTGACATAAACGGCCAAACCTCCATCCAACGACTCTACGCAATTGGCGAAACAGCCTCTACCGGTCTCCATGGAGGAAATCGCTTGGCATCCAACTCACTTATTGAGGCAATTGTTTATGCCGATCGTGCTGCTCGTGCTACCGTAAATGAGTATAGTACACTCCGTCTTCAAGAAAGCATCTCCGACTGGGATCATGAAGGCACAACCCACATGGAAGAGCTGGTACTTATCACCCAAAACTACCGCGAGATGCAACAAATCATGAGTAACTACGTCGGAATTGTTAGATCGAATCTCCGTCTTGAGCGTGCCATGAACAGGCTCGAAATTATTTATCGCGAAACCGAAGATCTCTACAAGAAATCGATCCTCACCAAAAATCTTTGCGAATTGAGAAACCTAATTGCAGTAGGCTACTTAATTATTCGCATGGCTAAGAACCTACGGGAAAGTCGCGGGTTGCACTATTCCCTCGACTATCCAGCAGCAAAGACTGGATTCGAATTCTAA
- a CDS encoding fibronectin type III domain-containing protein: MKNNLPKRQALWRLIPTLLAFMLFAVSGRGQTYLQESFDDATFPPTGWTQTQLNLTGLWAQVTSGTSPTCANHSGAGMLKYNCYSYSNGTAAVIITPNIDLSASSNVSVEFWMYRDAAYATNVDNVEVLINTTANVTGATSLGVINRPKASTPIETGADGWYKYSFTIPASFNTATNYLFFKATAKYGNNIFVDDIKVFTPTIPDGVPTTFSTTAVSKTGMTINWVDNSTNETGFTVYISPDNVTFSKFGADVVSTSSATTGSSYLVNVTGLTYGHTYYFKIVAYSGGETAPLTGNQATLAGDPADAAPTALTFSSVGLTSMTVGWTDNSTNETAFRVYRATAFAGPYTKIGSDIASTTTAGVGTAYSLPTTGLASSTSYYYRVVAVLEGESSYLTGNQATNSPVAADAAPTSITFTGVGISYMTVGWTDNSTNETAFRVYRATDIAGPYTQVGTDISTTTSAGIGTAYNALSTGLTQSTTYFYKVVAVCDLESAALTGSQATTAPVPMGGTYTIGFAPANYQSLGAAFADITGNGLAAPINLVLQADYDAYEELAIPIVPSKNATATNTITIYPATSGIAIDYSSGTGLINFDGVNFVTIDGRVGGVGSTVDLILKNGSMGNYVVQLVNDASNNTIKYCTVKGGSNTNTIGLITFGGTTGLTGNDNNLIDHCDIKPAVLYYTTGIYSNGNSTLGKENSGNTISNCTISNFCNLSSTSGDNGVYLAGGNTDWTIAGNSFYQTSARNYTAAATHIAINIASFSGNNFFVTNNFIGGNSANVGGSPWTISYSAAIANRFVGIKMAVGSTVASSLQGNTIANMALSSSSAAATAGGAWCGIYITSGKVNVGDNTSNTIGSGSGNGSVISTITTSGGLSSGIYIEGSTTANITNNVIGSIATAGSTASISHSFTGIVTTGGNLTISGNTIGSLSTLNSINASTAATGSTAQIVTGINNSGSGIVSIMNNTIANLNNAYTPSTASSKNIVSGIVSSNGTTTISGNTVRNLTTVANATGTSATASVIGVAMTSTTTPALVSQNSIYNLSNNHAGANAVLVTGIFYNGPASGMVERNLIYGLNTTSTSESATISGIQINGGTTTFQNNMISLGQGLATGYAINGIYENLGTNNLYFNSINIGGTTTTSNQRTFAFYGNQTYTTRLFKNNIFVNARNTSAGSGKNYAVKVGGSGVNPSGLTIDYNIYQVSGSAGVLGFFNNADVADLTAWQTVVGQDAHSLNVDPKFVNPTASTPDLHLQGGTPADMAGIDIPAITNDFFGDVRASLTPTDIGADAGNFDNVVPTTTVTPINGTTDINVGDNIVFTFSKNVRKTDNSAIDASVITYVNVTDANAVVPFTAAYDAASKTLTVKLSPDGTAMLGFKNYKVSIAGVEDFNDNALVDTYTSFTTGTADAVAPAFTSAVVENGAPKNIQLTFSENIKMDNATGFTVIVAGSPAIVSSYALLNSVLTLTLSEAVTTHQSVTVEYAGGNIKDISDNVLADFTAQMVTNNTKSSAKDFLTFSFLKANNGTLAEDVVGVVGGNAVDLYVHMATSLTALKATYTTSEHVQMVEIGALLQVSDVTINNFTAAVTYKITAEDNSTVNFTVMFHFIHAVPYAQTFDAITFPPTDWMVVNVGTGSTWNRSGSGQAGAGSMYYYANASNAANAWAYTPGLNLEIGKKYVVEFWEKAATISSSEKLKLTVGQQPNVAAQTTELWKDENLTNSTWAKIKSIYTAPVSGNYHFGFNCYSAANQYNLYVDEVSVREINHIALISAIQVDGAALTGFTGTTFTYSKVLPFGTTAVPLISEVTLADVNAAKVITQAVNLTGTEADRTATVLVTAEDGTTTNKYSVVYSVAKNFDASLTDLMVNGSTVLGFNSTLHTYSVVLPYGATVVPQISGSTLSDINAAKVTTQATNLNGTLSERTATVAVTAEDGVATTTYSVVFSIGEPTTHAVNFSVVGAQGTIIAIVDASYIANGELVVEGKDVAFTATPADGYRVKEWNNGSVVAGNTTTNYTLTALAAAATITVEFEQIPATTYAVNFSVVGANGTIAATVDGSAIATGALIVAGKGVVFTAIPATNYKVKEWVNGNVVDGNVTNAYTVNGLSSAVTVTVEFMSTTGIEGNEEVNTLVYPNPFQSELNLKNASEISRVDILNIGGMLIKSIDCKNSNELCISTNDLKAGVYFIRMVDTMGKEITKKMIKE; this comes from the coding sequence ATGAAAAACAATTTACCAAAAAGGCAGGCGTTATGGCGTCTGATCCCGACACTGCTGGCATTTATGCTGTTCGCAGTAAGCGGGCGAGGACAAACCTACCTGCAAGAATCATTTGATGATGCTACATTCCCGCCGACAGGATGGACACAAACCCAATTAAACCTTACCGGTTTGTGGGCGCAAGTTACTTCCGGTACTAGTCCAACGTGTGCGAACCATAGCGGTGCAGGAATGCTAAAATACAACTGCTACAGCTATTCCAACGGAACTGCTGCTGTCATAATCACACCGAATATTGACCTTTCAGCATCATCCAACGTCTCTGTTGAGTTTTGGATGTATAGAGATGCAGCTTACGCTACAAATGTTGATAATGTAGAGGTGCTAATTAATACCACTGCAAATGTTACTGGAGCAACATCCCTTGGTGTTATTAATAGACCTAAAGCATCCACTCCGATTGAAACGGGTGCCGACGGATGGTATAAATACTCTTTTACCATTCCTGCTTCTTTCAACACAGCAACAAATTATTTGTTTTTCAAGGCAACGGCCAAATATGGCAACAATATTTTTGTTGACGACATAAAAGTCTTTACCCCCACTATCCCAGATGGAGTTCCTACTACATTCTCGACAACCGCAGTTTCAAAAACGGGAATGACCATAAACTGGGTGGATAACTCAACAAATGAGACAGGTTTCACTGTTTATATATCTCCCGATAATGTTACGTTTTCTAAGTTTGGAGCCGATGTAGTTTCAACTTCGAGTGCTACTACGGGTAGCTCATACTTGGTAAACGTTACCGGGCTAACTTATGGACACACTTATTACTTTAAGATAGTAGCATATTCGGGTGGAGAAACAGCTCCATTAACCGGAAATCAGGCAACTCTCGCTGGCGATCCTGCAGATGCTGCGCCTACCGCTCTTACTTTTTCTAGCGTTGGGTTAACTTCGATGACCGTGGGTTGGACGGATAACTCTACCAATGAAACTGCGTTTCGTGTCTATCGTGCTACAGCCTTTGCAGGACCTTATACCAAGATTGGTAGCGATATTGCCAGCACGACTACTGCCGGAGTTGGCACTGCCTATTCTTTACCTACAACCGGATTAGCAAGTAGCACCTCTTACTACTATAGAGTGGTTGCTGTCTTGGAGGGTGAATCGTCCTACCTTACCGGAAATCAAGCAACCAATTCGCCTGTTGCTGCCGATGCAGCACCTACAAGCATAACGTTTACGGGTGTAGGTATATCATATATGACCGTAGGCTGGACCGACAATTCCACTAACGAAACAGCATTCCGCGTTTACCGCGCTACAGATATTGCCGGTCCATATACTCAAGTTGGCACCGATATTTCAACTACCACTTCTGCCGGAATCGGAACTGCCTATAATGCTCTATCCACAGGGTTAACACAGTCGACTACATACTTCTACAAAGTTGTTGCCGTTTGCGACCTTGAATCTGCGGCCTTAACCGGTAGTCAAGCAACTACCGCACCAGTTCCCATGGGCGGAACCTATACTATAGGATTTGCCCCTGCGAACTACCAATCGCTCGGTGCTGCTTTTGCCGACATTACGGGTAATGGCTTGGCTGCTCCTATTAATCTTGTTCTTCAGGCGGATTACGATGCTTATGAGGAGTTGGCTATCCCAATTGTTCCTTCAAAGAATGCCACTGCTACAAATACTATAACCATTTATCCTGCAACATCGGGTATAGCTATAGATTACTCAAGCGGTACCGGCCTTATTAATTTTGACGGTGTAAACTTTGTTACTATTGATGGTCGTGTTGGTGGTGTTGGGTCGACCGTTGATCTTATTCTCAAAAACGGATCAATGGGAAACTACGTTGTTCAGCTGGTTAACGACGCATCAAATAACACTATTAAGTACTGCACCGTTAAAGGTGGTAGCAATACAAATACCATAGGGTTAATAACCTTTGGTGGCACTACCGGCCTCACAGGAAACGACAATAACTTAATTGATCACTGTGATATTAAGCCAGCCGTATTGTACTACACAACAGGTATCTACTCTAACGGCAACTCTACCCTTGGTAAGGAAAATAGCGGAAATACAATTTCAAACTGCACAATTTCAAACTTCTGTAACTTGTCAAGCACAAGTGGAGATAATGGAGTATACCTAGCCGGTGGCAATACCGATTGGACTATTGCGGGTAATAGTTTTTATCAAACTTCTGCCAGAAACTATACTGCTGCGGCTACCCATATTGCCATAAACATTGCAAGTTTTTCAGGCAATAACTTTTTTGTAACCAACAACTTCATTGGCGGAAATAGTGCAAATGTGGGGGGTTCTCCATGGACTATTTCTTACTCGGCTGCTATAGCAAATCGGTTTGTTGGCATAAAGATGGCCGTTGGTTCAACCGTGGCATCGAGCCTGCAAGGCAACACCATTGCTAATATGGCATTGAGTTCCTCCTCTGCGGCAGCAACTGCAGGAGGTGCCTGGTGCGGCATCTATATTACCTCAGGAAAAGTTAACGTTGGTGACAATACCTCGAATACTATAGGAAGCGGTTCCGGCAATGGTTCGGTTATTTCAACCATTACCACCTCCGGCGGTCTCTCCTCTGGTATTTATATAGAGGGGTCCACCACTGCCAATATTACCAACAACGTTATTGGTTCAATTGCCACCGCTGGCTCTACTGCCTCAATTTCTCACTCTTTTACGGGTATAGTCACCACTGGAGGCAACCTCACCATTAGCGGCAACACAATTGGAAGTCTTTCTACTTTAAATAGCATTAATGCCTCCACTGCAGCTACCGGATCAACAGCTCAAATAGTAACCGGCATTAATAATTCAGGTTCAGGAATTGTCTCCATCATGAACAATACCATTGCAAACCTGAATAATGCATATACGCCCTCAACTGCAAGTTCAAAAAATATAGTAAGTGGTATTGTTTCCTCCAATGGAACAACTACTATTTCAGGGAATACCGTTAGGAATTTGACAACTGTTGCGAATGCCACAGGAACATCTGCAACGGCTTCGGTTATTGGGGTTGCAATGACTTCAACCACTACGCCTGCGTTGGTTTCTCAAAACAGTATCTATAACCTCAGCAATAACCATGCTGGGGCAAATGCGGTACTGGTAACCGGAATTTTCTATAATGGTCCAGCCTCAGGAATGGTTGAAAGGAACTTGATCTACGGATTAAATACTACCTCAACCTCTGAAAGTGCTACAATTTCAGGTATTCAAATTAACGGTGGAACAACAACCTTCCAAAACAACATGATAAGTTTGGGGCAAGGTCTAGCTACCGGGTATGCAATTAACGGCATATATGAAAATCTGGGGACAAACAACCTGTATTTCAATAGCATAAATATTGGAGGTACTACCACCACAAGCAACCAGAGAACATTTGCTTTCTATGGTAATCAAACCTACACAACCAGACTCTTTAAGAATAATATATTTGTAAATGCACGTAACACTAGTGCCGGCAGTGGTAAAAACTATGCCGTTAAAGTTGGTGGCTCTGGGGTTAATCCAAGCGGGCTAACCATTGATTACAACATATATCAGGTATCTGGTTCTGCAGGAGTATTAGGTTTCTTTAATAATGCCGATGTTGCGGATCTCACTGCTTGGCAAACCGTTGTAGGGCAAGATGCTCACAGTTTAAATGTAGATCCAAAATTTGTTAACCCAACAGCATCTACACCAGACCTTCATTTGCAGGGTGGAACACCTGCTGATATGGCCGGTATTGATATTCCGGCAATCACCAACGACTTCTTTGGTGATGTTCGGGCTTCGTTAACCCCAACCGATATTGGTGCCGATGCCGGTAACTTCGATAATGTCGTTCCAACCACCACGGTTACACCAATCAACGGAACTACCGATATTAACGTTGGTGATAACATTGTATTTACCTTTAGCAAAAATGTTCGCAAAACCGACAATTCCGCTATCGACGCAAGCGTTATAACCTATGTTAATGTTACCGATGCAAATGCTGTGGTTCCTTTTACTGCGGCATACGATGCTGCATCCAAGACGCTTACCGTTAAACTCTCGCCCGATGGAACTGCTATGCTTGGGTTTAAGAACTATAAGGTTAGCATTGCCGGTGTAGAGGATTTTAACGATAATGCACTTGTAGACACTTATACCTCTTTCACTACCGGAACTGCCGATGCTGTTGCACCTGCATTTACTAGTGCTGTAGTTGAAAATGGTGCTCCAAAAAATATTCAGTTAACCTTCAGCGAAAACATCAAAATGGACAACGCAACTGGCTTTACGGTAATCGTCGCCGGTAGCCCTGCCATCGTTAGCAGCTATGCATTGCTCAATAGTGTTTTAACGCTTACCCTTTCTGAAGCCGTTACTACTCACCAATCTGTTACCGTTGAGTATGCCGGTGGAAATATTAAGGACATTTCCGATAACGTTTTGGCCGATTTTACTGCCCAAATGGTTACCAACAACACCAAGAGCAGCGCAAAGGATTTCTTAACCTTTAGTTTTTTAAAGGCAAATAATGGCACATTGGCCGAAGATGTCGTTGGGGTAGTTGGCGGAAATGCTGTAGACCTCTATGTTCATATGGCAACTTCCCTTACAGCTCTCAAGGCGACCTATACTACCTCTGAACACGTTCAGATGGTTGAGATAGGTGCTTTACTGCAAGTTAGCGATGTTACTATTAACAACTTTACCGCGGCTGTAACTTACAAGATAACTGCAGAGGATAATAGCACTGTGAATTTCACCGTGATGTTCCACTTTATTCACGCTGTTCCCTATGCTCAAACCTTCGACGCGATTACCTTTCCTCCAACAGACTGGATGGTAGTTAATGTCGGAACAGGAAGCACTTGGAATAGGAGTGGTTCAGGACAAGCTGGTGCCGGTTCAATGTACTATTATGCAAATGCTAGCAATGCGGCTAATGCGTGGGCGTATACTCCGGGATTAAACCTTGAGATAGGGAAGAAGTATGTTGTTGAGTTCTGGGAAAAGGCTGCTACGATAAGTTCGAGTGAAAAATTGAAGTTAACGGTAGGTCAACAACCAAATGTTGCGGCTCAAACTACCGAGCTCTGGAAGGATGAGAACTTAACCAATTCAACTTGGGCTAAGATTAAGTCCATCTATACTGCTCCAGTTTCGGGTAACTACCACTTTGGCTTTAACTGCTACTCTGCTGCAAATCAATACAACTTGTATGTGGATGAGGTAAGTGTTCGAGAGATCAACCACATTGCCTTGATATCTGCCATACAAGTTGATGGTGCTGCTTTGACCGGATTCACCGGAACAACGTTCACCTACAGCAAGGTTCTTCCTTTTGGAACAACTGCAGTTCCTTTGATTAGCGAGGTAACACTTGCCGATGTAAATGCAGCTAAGGTTATTACCCAGGCTGTAAACTTAACCGGAACCGAAGCAGATAGAACTGCCACTGTTTTGGTTACCGCAGAGGATGGTACTACAACAAACAAGTATTCTGTTGTATACTCTGTAGCTAAGAACTTCGATGCTAGCCTCACCGACCTTATGGTAAATGGCTCAACGGTATTGGGATTCAACTCAACATTACATACCTATAGCGTAGTGTTGCCTTATGGGGCAACTGTAGTTCCTCAAATTTCGGGCTCAACTCTTTCCGATATTAACGCCGCGAAGGTAACTACTCAAGCTACGAACTTAAACGGAACCCTTTCGGAGAGAACGGCTACTGTGGCTGTTACTGCTGAGGATGGTGTTGCTACCACAACCTATTCTGTGGTGTTCTCCATTGGTGAACCTACCACACACGCCGTAAACTTCTCGGTTGTTGGAGCCCAAGGAACCATTATCGCTATTGTTGATGCTAGCTATATAGCCAACGGTGAATTGGTGGTTGAAGGTAAAGATGTAGCATTTACCGCGACGCCTGCTGACGGTTACCGCGTTAAGGAATGGAATAATGGCTCTGTTGTGGCCGGAAATACTACCACCAACTATACTCTAACTGCCCTTGCTGCCGCCGCAACTATTACCGTTGAGTTTGAGCAAATCCCGGCAACCACATATGCTGTTAACTTCAGCGTTGTTGGTGCTAACGGAACTATTGCTGCAACTGTTGATGGTAGTGCAATTGCCACCGGGGCTTTAATTGTAGCAGGTAAGGGTGTAGTGTTTACGGCAATTCCTGCCACGAACTATAAGGTTAAAGAGTGGGTAAATGGCAACGTTGTGGATGGCAACGTTACTAACGCCTATACCGTTAACGGTCTCTCTTCCGCTGTGACAGTAACCGTTGAGTTTATGTCTACCACTGGAATTGAAGGCAATGAAGAGGTTAACACCTTGGTATATCCCAATCCATTCCAGTCCGAACTTAATCTAAAGAATGCCTCTGAAATATCTCGCGTTGACATTTTAAATATCGGTGGAATGTTAATAAAGAGCATTGATTGCAAAAACAGCAATGAACTTTGTATTTCAACCAACGATTTAAAGGCAGGCGTTTACTTTATTCGTATGGTAGACACTATGGGTAAAGAAATAACAAAGAAAATGATCAAAGAATAG